A region from the bacterium genome encodes:
- the dinB gene encoding DNA polymerase IV — translation MPQLGAANVLHVDMDAFFAAAEVLRRPELAGRAVIVGGTGDRGVVAAASYEARRFGVHSAMPTRRARSLCPGGVFLPADHDYYRELSGRIMELFGRFTPLVEALSLDEAFLDVTGAMRLFGAPAEIARRIRSELAAAEGLTCSVGVAPNKLLAKLASEQAKPQVAPGGVHSGRGVVTVEPSEALAFLHRLPVRSLPGVGPATRRRLRELGAGTVGELAALPTETLVDAFGTAHGRRLAELAAARDPRPVVARRAPKSLSSEVTFPRDVSDRAALQAEVVRQADALGTRLREAGCTAGTIVLKLRFGDFRTVTRSRSLSRATAHAPYIARAGRSLLEGLEVDAGVRLLGLGAGTLTVGGGEQLTLDEAAGGPAAALDEALDELRARFGSEVIAPAGARSPARPEGAERGR, via the coding sequence ATGCCGCAACTCGGTGCGGCCAACGTGCTGCACGTGGACATGGATGCCTTCTTCGCCGCGGCGGAGGTGCTGCGGCGCCCTGAGTTGGCCGGCCGGGCGGTGATCGTCGGGGGAACGGGCGACCGGGGCGTCGTGGCGGCGGCCTCCTACGAGGCCCGGCGGTTCGGCGTTCACTCGGCCATGCCCACGCGGCGGGCGCGCTCGCTGTGCCCCGGAGGCGTGTTCCTGCCCGCTGATCACGATTACTACCGCGAGCTCAGCGGCAGGATCATGGAGCTGTTCGGCCGCTTCACGCCCCTGGTGGAGGCGCTCTCGCTGGACGAGGCCTTCCTGGACGTGACCGGAGCGATGCGCCTGTTCGGCGCGCCGGCCGAGATCGCCCGGCGGATCCGCTCCGAGTTGGCGGCTGCCGAAGGACTCACCTGCTCGGTGGGGGTCGCGCCGAACAAGCTGCTGGCCAAGCTGGCCTCCGAGCAAGCCAAACCCCAGGTAGCCCCCGGCGGGGTGCATTCCGGCCGGGGAGTGGTCACCGTGGAGCCGTCCGAGGCGCTGGCGTTCCTGCACCGGTTGCCGGTGCGGTCGCTGCCGGGGGTCGGCCCGGCCACGCGGCGCCGGCTGCGGGAGTTGGGTGCGGGGACCGTCGGCGAGCTGGCGGCGCTGCCGACCGAGACCCTCGTGGACGCCTTCGGCACGGCGCACGGGCGCCGCCTGGCCGAACTCGCCGCGGCGCGCGACCCCCGCCCCGTCGTTGCCCGGCGGGCGCCGAAGTCGCTCAGCAGCGAGGTGACATTCCCGCGGGACGTCTCGGACCGGGCCGCCCTGCAGGCCGAGGTGGTACGGCAGGCCGACGCTCTGGGAACGCGCCTGCGGGAGGCCGGCTGCACCGCCGGAACCATCGTGTTGAAGCTGCGGTTCGGTGACTTCCGGACGGTCACCCGGTCGCGCAGCTTGTCGCGAGCCACCGCGCACGCCCCGTACATCGCCCGGGCGGGACGGAGCCTGCTGGAGGGCTTGGAGGTCGACGCCGGGGTGCGGCTCCTGGGGCTCGGCGCCGGCACGTTGACGGTCGGCGGCGGGGAGCAACTCACCCTGGACGAGGCCGCCGGGGGACCGGCGGCGGCGCTGGACGAGGCGCTCGACGAACTCAGGGCCCGGTTCGGCTCGGAGGTCATCGCCCCGGCGGGGGCTCGCTCGCCGGCCAGGCCGGAGGGAGCTGAACGCGGGCGGTGA
- a CDS encoding DUF58 domain-containing protein: MTRAGVLALLAALVFGAAALLFGLPELFLAATVCAGLVLLAGLTTLLRPPMRAVCNPPRRRVSCGTPLQVQLRLSNPARRRAAPPADVLDDASDHPGPVLRVGRMRSGAVVEDHYHLPTHRRGWRDVGPLWLETEDAFGLARRRHRLVPRRRVLVWPEIADLQPLTETIEHATERRRHAQLVSGSATDLHSLRRFEPGDDPRRIHWPSSTRYQELLVRRFETVQRPETLLFLDAEEGAATPEIFERMVSAAAGLAVMAAAESGSVRLLTSGGAEVRATGAPTGVLDALALVEQIPAGRRPAARLPVGAARMILLAVMGGAVGESSLPLDRFGPRRIICSFWQDEPPDEHRDVLAIGPGESISERWDEFRMLRGGSPAR; the protein is encoded by the coding sequence GTGACCCGGGCCGGCGTCCTGGCGCTGCTCGCCGCCCTGGTGTTCGGGGCGGCCGCCCTGCTGTTCGGGCTGCCGGAACTGTTCCTCGCGGCGACGGTGTGCGCCGGGCTGGTGCTGCTCGCCGGCCTCACGACCTTGCTGCGCCCCCCGATGCGGGCGGTCTGCAATCCCCCACGGCGGCGAGTCAGCTGCGGGACCCCGCTGCAAGTCCAGCTCCGCCTCAGCAACCCGGCCCGGCGACGTGCCGCCCCGCCCGCCGACGTCCTCGACGATGCGAGCGACCACCCGGGACCCGTGCTGCGGGTGGGGCGCATGCGGTCGGGAGCGGTCGTCGAGGACCACTACCACCTGCCCACGCACAGGCGCGGCTGGCGTGACGTGGGCCCGCTCTGGCTCGAGACGGAGGATGCCTTCGGGCTGGCGCGCCGTCGCCACCGCCTGGTACCGCGCCGCCGGGTGCTCGTGTGGCCCGAGATCGCCGACCTCCAGCCCCTGACGGAGACCATCGAGCACGCCACCGAACGGCGCCGGCACGCCCAACTCGTGTCGGGATCCGCCACGGACCTTCACAGCCTCCGCAGATTCGAACCCGGTGACGATCCCCGTCGGATTCATTGGCCGTCCAGTACCCGCTACCAGGAACTGCTGGTGCGCCGATTCGAGACCGTCCAGCGCCCGGAGACCCTGCTGTTCCTGGACGCCGAGGAGGGGGCCGCCACGCCGGAGATCTTCGAGCGGATGGTCTCCGCCGCCGCCGGGCTGGCCGTGATGGCCGCCGCCGAGTCAGGATCGGTCCGGCTGCTCACGAGCGGCGGTGCCGAGGTGCGCGCCACGGGCGCCCCGACCGGTGTGCTCGATGCCTTGGCTCTCGTCGAGCAGATCCCCGCCGGCCGTCGACCTGCCGCGCGGCTCCCGGTCGGCGCCGCCCGGATGATCCTGCTGGCGGTCATGGGCGGCGCGGTCGGCGAGTCCTCGTTGCCGCTGGATCGATTCGGCCCTCGACGGATCATCTGCAGCTTCTGGCAGGACGAGCCCCCCGACGAGCACCGTGACGTTCTGGCCATCGGTCCCGGCGAATCGATCTCCGAACGCTGGGACGAGTTCCGGATGCTGCGCGGCGGCTCGCCGGCCCGATGA
- a CDS encoding response regulator transcription factor codes for MATRILTVEDDERIRTSLRLALEDEGWEVEESSNGEAALSIFRRQPADVVLIDIMLPGVDGFEVCRSLRRISNVPIVMVTAREDTHDIVAGLEAGADDYLTKPFAPKELSARIRALLRRARTAEGPLTNFIFADLEVFAEEGVVRRGRQEINLTKTELRLLVELASSPGRTLSREVLLERIWGYGYFGDSRLVDVHIRRLRTKIETDPANPRHVVTVRGEGYKLQP; via the coding sequence ATGGCGACGCGGATCCTGACCGTGGAGGACGACGAGCGCATTCGTACCTCCCTGCGGCTGGCCCTCGAGGACGAAGGCTGGGAGGTGGAGGAATCCTCCAACGGCGAGGCCGCGCTGAGCATCTTCCGGCGCCAACCCGCCGACGTGGTGCTGATCGACATCATGCTGCCGGGCGTGGACGGGTTCGAGGTGTGCCGCTCGCTGCGGCGGATCAGCAACGTTCCGATCGTCATGGTCACCGCCCGGGAGGACACCCATGACATCGTGGCCGGGCTGGAGGCCGGCGCGGACGACTACCTCACCAAGCCGTTCGCACCCAAGGAGCTCTCGGCGCGCATCCGGGCGCTGCTGCGGCGGGCCCGCACCGCCGAGGGACCGCTCACCAACTTCATCTTCGCCGACCTGGAGGTCTTCGCCGAGGAGGGCGTCGTGCGCCGGGGCAGACAGGAGATCAACCTCACCAAGACCGAACTCCGCCTGCTCGTCGAGCTGGCCTCCAGCCCCGGGCGCACCCTCAGCCGGGAGGTGCTGCTGGAGCGGATCTGGGGCTACGGCTACTTCGGCGACAGCCGGCTCGTGGATGTGCACATCCGCCGCCTCCGGACCAAGATCGAAACCGACCCTGCCAATCCCCGCCACGTCGTGACCGTCCGCGGCGAGGGGTACAAGCTGCAGCCCTAG
- a CDS encoding HNH endonuclease — MTQALVLNATNEPLSVVPARRAAVLVLDGKADAVHLSGVELRSESLSLPIPSVVRLQYYVRVPYLRRGSLSRRGVLARDDHSCQYCGHRADSIDHVRPRSRGGGHTWDNVVAACRRCNTRKRDRLPSEIGMRLRRTPRPPTWTTVIRLSAGEVPDHWGAYLHDDRALSA; from the coding sequence ATGACCCAGGCCCTGGTGCTCAACGCCACGAACGAGCCGCTGAGTGTGGTGCCCGCTCGCCGCGCCGCCGTGCTGGTGCTCGACGGGAAGGCCGACGCCGTGCACCTCAGCGGTGTGGAGTTGCGGTCGGAGAGCCTCAGCCTCCCGATCCCCTCGGTCGTTCGCCTGCAGTACTACGTCCGAGTGCCGTACCTGCGGCGAGGCTCGCTGAGCCGGAGGGGCGTGCTGGCGCGGGACGATCACAGTTGCCAGTACTGCGGTCACCGTGCCGACAGCATCGACCACGTCCGCCCGCGCAGCCGCGGCGGGGGACACACCTGGGACAACGTGGTGGCGGCCTGCCGGCGTTGCAACACGCGCAAGCGTGATCGACTCCCCAGCGAGATCGGCATGCGGCTCCGGCGCACGCCTCGGCCGCCGACGTGGACCACCGTCATCCGCCTCAGCGCCGGCGAGGTTCCCGACCACTGGGGCGCCTACCTGCACGACGACAGAGCCCTGTCGGCGTGA
- the rsmH gene encoding 16S rRNA (cytosine(1402)-N(4))-methyltransferase RsmH, with product MAVHEGPGIGGHDSVMVREVTEVLEPIPAGVLVDATVGAGGHTAALLELRPDLRFVGLDRDPAALSAAARRLPDDVRLLRCSYAELGAVLAELGVGSLSGVIFDLGVSSMQLDTAARGFSYRAAGPIDMRMDPTAELSAAQIVNEWPVERLASLLRRDGDEPHAQRIARAIVARRPLPDTVVLAEVVRSAIPARDRRRGGHPAKRSFQALRIAVNNEIAQIAPALTQAIDRLVPDGRGVVLSYHSGEDRVVKDTLAAAASGGCACPPRLPCVCGAVPSIRLLSRRPARPAAEETRRNPRASSARLRSFQKLQVAA from the coding sequence GTGGCCGTCCATGAGGGCCCCGGGATCGGAGGGCACGACTCCGTCATGGTCCGCGAGGTCACCGAGGTGCTGGAGCCGATCCCGGCGGGCGTCCTCGTGGATGCCACGGTCGGGGCAGGCGGTCACACCGCCGCCCTCCTGGAGCTTCGCCCCGATCTGAGATTCGTCGGGCTGGATCGAGATCCTGCGGCACTCTCCGCCGCCGCCCGGCGTCTTCCCGACGATGTCCGGCTGCTCCGCTGCAGCTACGCGGAGCTCGGCGCGGTGCTCGCCGAGTTGGGGGTCGGCTCGCTCTCGGGCGTGATCTTCGATCTCGGGGTCAGCTCCATGCAGCTCGACACCGCCGCCCGCGGGTTCAGCTACCGGGCTGCCGGGCCGATCGACATGCGCATGGATCCCACCGCTGAGCTCAGCGCTGCGCAGATCGTCAACGAATGGCCGGTCGAACGCCTGGCGAGCCTGCTGAGGCGCGACGGCGACGAACCGCATGCACAGCGGATCGCCCGGGCCATCGTGGCCCGCCGCCCGCTGCCCGACACCGTCGTTCTGGCCGAGGTCGTGCGCTCCGCCATACCTGCCCGCGACCGCCGGCGCGGCGGGCATCCGGCCAAGCGCAGCTTCCAGGCGCTGCGCATCGCGGTCAACAATGAGATCGCCCAGATCGCCCCTGCGCTCACGCAGGCCATCGACCGACTGGTGCCTGACGGCAGGGGAGTGGTGCTCAGCTACCACTCCGGGGAGGACCGTGTCGTGAAGGACACCCTGGCGGCTGCCGCCTCCGGCGGCTGTGCCTGCCCGCCGAGGCTTCCCTGCGTCTGCGGTGCCGTCCCCAGCATCCGGCTGCTCTCCCGGCGCCCGGCGCGGCCCGCAGCCGAGGAGACACGACGCAACCCGCGCGCCTCGAGCGCCCGCCTACGGTCCTTCCAGAAGCTCCAGGTGGCGGCATGA
- a CDS encoding HAMP domain-containing sensor histidine kinase yields the protein MAARVSLRLRVSLVFGLGALVLAAGLSLITYELTRDNLLTRREDTSLARVLFNATQVSRLIDAESTEQQLRDLLQNLYTPLGARPVIRFGDLWLSANPVEFSEPQIDPLLKDTVAGGRAAQMRYVVGESPFAVIGIPYFDIDAAYYEAVPLDDIADTLSSLLIALLTGSAITVLAGIGIGIWASQRAVQPLTDIGEAAEAIAAGDLNTRLEGADPDLERLSRSFNQMATALQDRIERDARFASNVSHELRSPLMTLTASLEVLRRRQGELPVRSQTALNLLTADLEHFKQLVADLLEISRYDVGAAALELEEFEIIEFVQQAARAAGHTPRVTRDPDTEGLVLRADRRRLAQVMANLLENAQNHAGGATRIHVERFDTSVEISVIDAGPGVSPEDRDVIFDRFSRGSRRTSGGRFSGTGLGLALVAEHVRLHGGSVRVTERADGASGARFVVTLPVNEL from the coding sequence GTGGCCGCGCGCGTCTCCCTGCGGCTGCGCGTCAGCCTGGTCTTCGGCCTCGGGGCGCTCGTGCTCGCCGCCGGGCTCTCGCTCATCACCTACGAGCTGACACGGGACAACCTGCTGACCCGCCGGGAGGACACCTCCCTGGCGCGCGTCCTGTTCAACGCCACCCAGGTGAGCCGGCTCATCGACGCCGAGTCGACCGAGCAACAGCTACGCGACCTGCTGCAGAACCTCTACACACCGCTCGGGGCCCGCCCGGTCATCCGCTTCGGCGATCTCTGGCTCTCGGCCAATCCCGTGGAGTTCAGCGAGCCGCAGATCGATCCGCTCCTCAAGGACACCGTGGCGGGAGGCCGCGCCGCGCAGATGCGCTACGTCGTGGGGGAATCCCCCTTCGCCGTCATCGGCATTCCCTACTTCGACATCGACGCCGCCTACTACGAGGCGGTGCCGCTGGACGACATCGCCGACACGCTCAGCTCGCTGCTGATCGCACTCCTCACCGGGAGCGCCATCACGGTGCTCGCCGGCATCGGCATCGGCATCTGGGCGTCGCAGCGCGCGGTGCAACCCCTCACCGACATCGGCGAGGCGGCCGAGGCCATCGCCGCCGGCGATCTCAACACGCGCCTCGAGGGCGCCGACCCCGATCTGGAGCGGCTGTCGCGCTCGTTCAACCAGATGGCCACCGCCCTGCAGGACCGCATCGAGCGCGACGCCCGCTTCGCCTCGAACGTGAGCCACGAGCTGCGCTCGCCCCTCATGACGCTCACGGCGTCCCTGGAGGTCCTGCGCAGGCGCCAGGGGGAGTTGCCGGTGCGGTCCCAGACCGCACTCAACCTGCTCACCGCCGACCTCGAGCACTTCAAGCAACTCGTCGCCGACCTGCTGGAGATCTCCCGCTACGACGTGGGAGCCGCCGCCCTGGAACTGGAGGAATTCGAGATCATCGAGTTCGTCCAGCAGGCGGCTCGCGCCGCCGGTCACACCCCCCGGGTCACTCGCGATCCCGACACCGAGGGTCTGGTGCTGCGGGCCGACCGGCGGCGCCTGGCACAGGTCATGGCGAACCTGCTGGAGAACGCGCAGAACCACGCCGGCGGCGCCACCCGGATCCACGTCGAGCGCTTCGACACCTCGGTGGAGATCTCGGTGATCGACGCCGGGCCGGGTGTGAGCCCCGAGGACCGCGACGTCATCTTCGACCGCTTCTCCCGCGGCAGCCGGCGGACCTCGGGGGGACGTTTCAGCGGTACCGGGCTGGGGCTGGCGCTGGTGGCCGAACATGTTCGCCTGCACGGCGGCTCGGTCCGCGTGACCGAGCGCGCCGACGGCGCATCCGGCGCCCGCTTCGTCGTCACACTCCCGGTGAACGAGCTGTGA
- a CDS encoding transglutaminaseTgpA domain-containing protein, producing the protein MRRPASPAGRAPAGELLATAVTLATLAGGVRLFDGTSFLAPVLGAALLAHLLVALMRRAGRGVALSALVSLVGVAALQVWVHYPQTTGYGLPRRATFEAIGADLGDIWQLLQSSQVPLGEDTGLLVAAAAVAWLLALLSDWAAFRVGARGEALAPAAILLALVATFGTADGTILYPTISVACAVAFALAHATARSAARPAVGAAPKPRVRLPRGIMTGALAVGAAALLTTALLPSLDDGPLRRLLDPSTAPADSGRKVVLSPLVAVPGRLLQNPDLELFVVRSSGRSYWRLTALGDFDGGVWSLDESTGAAGESLPNLAATSGPVSEFTQSYRIRALAAVWLPAAYQPVAFEPLGTPFEASFEPLSSTLLVGAGRTDSDGLSYTVQSAAPRFEGAFLRSLRNDPADVPAGFVDLPADLNPSLAELALEVTAGRDGPYEQALALQDWLRDGFDYDLEVAPGHSGDRLEDFLFSERRGYCEQFAGAFATLARTLGLPTRVAVGFTPGVALETDATGRTLYSVRGQHAHAWPEVYISGAGWVAFEPTPGRGAPGAESYTFVPEQQDSPLESPAPTVPDQPAPGPSDDPPAPAPPTPPSDGELATEGDGTSAARILALAGLALAAAVAASGLYGAATAGLRSLQRRRRRRWVGADAGRGAIAAWEEIIDLLRPRRIRPHRSETPLEVAQRAARLLGSAPEPWRRLAFCVSVAAFAGGPMPAELQRQVATASSSISEELRASRTAAQRLRGILDPRPWGVLMRAVRRRGAAG; encoded by the coding sequence ATGAGACGCCCGGCGAGCCCGGCCGGCCGCGCGCCGGCGGGGGAACTGCTGGCGACGGCGGTCACGCTGGCAACCCTGGCGGGAGGCGTCCGCCTCTTCGACGGCACCTCGTTCCTGGCGCCGGTGCTCGGCGCGGCGCTCCTGGCGCACCTGCTCGTCGCCCTGATGCGCCGCGCCGGCCGTGGCGTGGCGCTCAGCGCGCTCGTCTCGCTGGTCGGCGTGGCGGCACTCCAGGTGTGGGTGCACTACCCGCAGACGACCGGCTACGGGCTGCCGCGGCGCGCCACGTTCGAGGCAATAGGGGCGGATCTCGGCGATATCTGGCAGTTGCTGCAGTCCTCGCAGGTGCCACTGGGCGAGGACACCGGGCTGCTCGTCGCGGCTGCTGCGGTGGCCTGGTTGCTCGCCCTGCTGAGCGACTGGGCGGCCTTCCGTGTCGGAGCCCGCGGCGAGGCGCTGGCCCCGGCGGCGATCCTGCTGGCCCTGGTGGCGACCTTCGGGACCGCCGACGGCACGATCCTCTACCCCACGATCAGCGTGGCGTGCGCCGTCGCCTTCGCCCTGGCGCACGCCACGGCGCGTTCGGCGGCCCGGCCCGCCGTCGGCGCCGCCCCGAAGCCCCGGGTGCGCCTGCCTCGGGGAATCATGACGGGGGCACTGGCGGTCGGCGCCGCCGCGCTGCTCACCACCGCGTTGCTGCCCTCACTCGACGACGGACCGCTGAGGAGGCTGCTGGACCCGTCGACCGCTCCAGCGGACAGCGGGCGGAAGGTTGTTCTCAGCCCTCTCGTGGCCGTCCCGGGCCGGCTCTTGCAGAATCCCGATCTGGAGCTCTTCGTCGTCCGGAGTTCCGGGCGGTCCTACTGGCGCCTGACCGCGCTCGGCGACTTCGACGGGGGGGTCTGGTCCCTCGACGAGAGCACCGGCGCGGCCGGCGAGTCGCTGCCCAACCTCGCGGCAACCTCGGGACCGGTGAGCGAGTTCACCCAGAGCTACAGGATCAGGGCGCTTGCCGCGGTCTGGCTGCCGGCGGCGTACCAGCCCGTGGCGTTCGAACCGCTCGGCACGCCGTTCGAGGCAAGCTTCGAACCGCTCTCCTCAACGCTGCTGGTGGGGGCGGGACGCACCGACTCCGACGGCCTCTCCTACACCGTGCAGTCGGCGGCGCCGCGCTTCGAGGGGGCGTTCCTCAGGTCGCTGCGGAACGATCCCGCCGACGTACCGGCCGGCTTCGTGGATCTGCCGGCGGACTTGAACCCGTCGCTCGCCGAGCTCGCCCTCGAGGTCACGGCCGGGCGGGACGGCCCGTACGAGCAGGCACTGGCGCTGCAGGACTGGCTACGGGACGGATTCGACTACGACCTCGAGGTGGCGCCGGGCCATTCGGGTGACCGGCTGGAGGACTTCCTGTTCAGCGAGCGCCGGGGATACTGCGAGCAGTTCGCCGGCGCCTTCGCCACGCTGGCCAGAACCCTCGGCCTGCCGACGCGGGTGGCGGTGGGGTTCACCCCGGGCGTGGCCCTCGAGACCGACGCCACCGGCAGGACCCTCTACAGCGTGCGCGGGCAGCACGCCCATGCCTGGCCGGAGGTCTACATCAGCGGCGCCGGCTGGGTGGCGTTCGAACCCACTCCGGGGCGCGGGGCGCCCGGAGCCGAGTCGTACACCTTCGTTCCCGAACAGCAGGACTCGCCGCTGGAGTCCCCGGCTCCGACGGTGCCCGACCAGCCGGCGCCCGGGCCGAGCGACGACCCGCCGGCGCCGGCCCCTCCGACCCCGCCGAGCGACGGCGAGCTCGCCACCGAGGGTGACGGTACGAGCGCGGCGCGGATTCTGGCGCTGGCCGGGCTGGCGCTGGCCGCGGCCGTCGCCGCGAGCGGCCTCTACGGCGCCGCCACCGCCGGCCTCCGCTCACTGCAGCGCCGGCGCCGGCGCCGCTGGGTCGGCGCGGACGCCGGCCGCGGTGCGATCGCGGCGTGGGAGGAGATCATCGACCTATTGCGCCCGCGCCGCATCAGGCCGCATCGCTCCGAGACACCTCTCGAGGTGGCCCAGCGAGCCGCCCGGCTGCTCGGCTCGGCGCCGGAGCCGTGGCGGCGGCTCGCCTTCTGCGTGTCCGTGGCGGCGTTCGCCGGCGGTCCGATGCCCGCCGAGCTCCAGCGGCAGGTCGCCACGGCGTCCTCATCGATCAGCGAGGAGCTGCGGGCGTCCCGGACCGCGGCGCAGCGGCTGCGGGGCATCCTCGACCCGCGCCCGTGGGGGGTGCTCATGCGCGCCGTGCGCCGCAGGGGAGCAGCCGGCTAG
- a CDS encoding DUF3040 domain-containing protein has protein sequence MALSEDEQRILSEIEANLYETDPELAEEVRSTTVFRHGFRNLRRSVLGFIAGIVFMIFTLSTSFWLSFVGFLIMLASAMFFERNARLVGKAGLQQISRNPLSGAWRDDSGTPGQRMRDRFNRDQRGD, from the coding sequence GTGGCGCTGTCGGAGGACGAGCAACGGATTCTCAGCGAGATCGAGGCGAACCTCTACGAGACAGACCCGGAGTTGGCCGAAGAGGTTCGCTCCACCACGGTGTTCCGTCACGGGTTCCGGAACCTGAGGCGGTCGGTTCTGGGATTCATCGCCGGCATCGTCTTCATGATCTTCACGCTGTCGACGTCGTTCTGGCTGTCGTTCGTGGGCTTCTTGATCATGCTGGCCTCGGCGATGTTCTTCGAGCGGAATGCCCGCTTGGTGGGGAAGGCCGGCCTGCAGCAGATCTCGCGCAATCCCCTCAGCGGCGCCTGGCGCGACGACAGCGGCACGCCCGGCCAGCGGATGCGCGATCGTTTCAACCGCGACCAGCGAGGCGACTGA
- a CDS encoding MoxR family ATPase encodes MSNANPESPSTAPAQGGFAATFEAVAANVERVVKGKRRLVRLLLLCLFAEGHALLRDPPGAGKTMLAKTVARTLGLEFGRVQFTPDLLPSDVVGVSLWNPVRNGFEFRPGPVFAGLLLADEINRTSPRTQSALLEAMAERQVTVDGTTHRLASPFLVIATENSEEIEGTFPLPTSQLDRFLMSLSAGFPDRAAEAEILDSQLARDPLEDLPAVTDTASVQAMIEAVRAVHVAPAVRDYLVDLAFNSRAHGAIAGGMSPRAVLGLQRVAQARAAAAGRNFVLPDDVKDVARPILLHRITLHQSAQFNGTTPAAVIEEILTDTPSPPVSVR; translated from the coding sequence GTGAGCAACGCCAACCCCGAGTCGCCATCCACCGCCCCGGCCCAAGGCGGTTTCGCGGCGACCTTCGAGGCCGTCGCCGCCAACGTCGAGCGGGTCGTCAAGGGCAAGCGCCGCCTCGTCAGGCTCCTGCTGCTCTGCCTGTTCGCCGAGGGGCACGCGCTCCTGCGCGACCCTCCCGGGGCGGGCAAGACCATGCTCGCCAAGACGGTGGCGCGCACACTCGGCCTGGAGTTCGGCCGCGTGCAGTTCACGCCCGACCTGCTGCCCAGCGACGTCGTCGGGGTGTCGCTGTGGAATCCGGTGCGAAACGGCTTCGAGTTCAGGCCGGGGCCGGTGTTCGCCGGCCTCCTGCTGGCCGACGAGATCAACCGGACCTCGCCCCGGACCCAGTCCGCACTGCTCGAGGCGATGGCCGAGCGTCAGGTCACGGTGGACGGCACCACCCATCGTCTTGCCTCGCCCTTCCTGGTGATCGCCACGGAGAACTCCGAGGAGATCGAGGGCACCTTCCCGCTGCCCACCAGCCAGCTCGACCGCTTCCTCATGAGTCTCAGCGCCGGTTTCCCGGATCGCGCCGCCGAGGCGGAGATCCTGGACTCGCAACTCGCCAGGGATCCGCTGGAGGACCTGCCCGCCGTCACCGACACAGCCTCGGTCCAAGCCATGATCGAGGCTGTCCGAGCGGTGCACGTGGCTCCGGCCGTGCGCGACTACCTCGTGGACCTGGCCTTCAACAGCCGCGCCCACGGCGCCATCGCCGGTGGGATGTCGCCGCGCGCCGTGCTGGGCCTGCAGCGTGTGGCACAGGCGAGGGCCGCCGCCGCCGGCCGCAACTTCGTCCTGCCCGACGACGTGAAGGACGTCGCCCGGCCGATCCTGCTCCACCGCATCACCCTGCACCAGAGCGCCCAGTTCAACGGGACGACGCCCGCCGCCGTGATCGAGGAGATCCTGACCGACACGCCCAGCCCGCCGGTCAGCGTTCGCTGA